A segment of the Atribacteraceae bacterium genome:
CCCCGACCGCCCGCCGGGGGGTGATTTCCAGCCGCGGCACCGATGACAGAATCCCTCCTCCCAGGAGGAGCGCCCCCCCCAGGAGGAGCAAGATCAGTCTCACCCGCTTATTCCCAAACACCAGGAATCTCCTTGCCGCAGAACCGGCATTTCCCCTCTTCGATATTGTTCGAAAGCACCGACATGCCGATACGGTGGATCAGTATCCCGTCGCAGGCCGGACAATAGGTGCTGTCGTAGCGATGCCCGGGGAGATTGCCGATGGTGACGTAGTTTATCCCCACCTCCCGGGCGATGGCGCGCGCCATCTCCAGGGTCTCCACCGGGGTGGGCGGGAGATGGGTCATTCTAAAGGCCGGGTGGAAGCGGTTGATATGGAGCGGGACATCCGGCCCCAGGTTTTCCACGATCCACTCGCTCATGGCCCGGATCTCCTCTGGACAGTCGTTGAGCGTCGGGATTACCAGGTTGATGATTTCCAGCCATACCCCCTCTTTCTGGATAACTTTCAGGGTCTCAAGGACCGGCGATAGCGACGCCCCGCTTATCTCTCGATAGAACTCCTCGGTGAACCCCTTGAGGTCCACCCGCACCGCGTCCATATGCTCAAGGAGCGCCCGCAGGGGCTCCGGACTGATGAAGCCGTTGGTGACCAGCGTCGTCTTTATGCCCTCCGCCCGGGCCAGTTTCGCGATGTCGTACATATATTCGAAGAAGACCGTCGGTTCGGTATAGGTAAAGGAAACGGAGTTCAGGCCGGCCCTTTTCACCCCGGCGATGATTTCCGAGGGGGAACGCGGGTGGTATCTCACCTCCTCAAACTCCCGCTGGGAGATGGACCAGTTCTGGCAGTGTTTACAGCGCAAATTGCAGCCCACGGTAGCGATCGTCTGGCGGAGATGTCCGGGGTGGAAATGATGAAACGGGGCTTTTTCAATCGGGCCGATCCCGATGGCCACCGGCTTTCCGTAAACCAGAGTGTAGAGCGCGCC
Coding sequences within it:
- the amrS gene encoding AmmeMemoRadiSam system radical SAM enzyme, yielding MKKTIVILIMAAVVVSGVVWFFPLGQDSPSDKTTPELALRDQSPGTMTANVALADGSQPARYWQELTDNRVRCWLCPQVCVIPEGGRGICRVRENREGALYTLVYGKPVAIGIGPIEKAPFHHFHPGHLRQTIATVGCNLRCKHCQNWSISQREFEEVRYHPRSPSEIIAGVKRAGLNSVSFTYTEPTVFFEYMYDIAKLARAEGIKTTLVTNGFISPEPLRALLEHMDAVRVDLKGFTEEFYREISGASLSPVLETLKVIQKEGVWLEIINLVIPTLNDCPEEIRAMSEWIVENLGPDVPLHINRFHPAFRMTHLPPTPVETLEMARAIAREVGINYVTIGNLPGHRYDSTYCPACDGILIHRIGMSVLSNNIEEGKCRFCGKEIPGVWE